A region from the Micrococcus cohnii genome encodes:
- a CDS encoding citrate synthase has translation MTENDTARLSVEGKDLDLGLVHGTAGNSGINIAGLLKETGDVTYDPGFMNTANAKSAVTFIDGDEGVLRYRGYAIEDLAKNSSFMEVAYLLIYGELPTADTLAAWEENIARHTMVHEDIKNFFGGFPRDAHPMPVLSSSVSALSTFYSDSQDPFDEEQVHISTIRLLAKVPVLASYAFKKSLGQPFMYPKNDLNYVENFLRLCFGVPAEDYEIDPDVVKALDLLLMLHADHEQNCSTSTVRLVGSAHANMFASVSAGINALYGPLHGGANEAVLNMLRRIQSEGMKPEEFMEKVKNKEDGVKLMGFGHRVYKNYDPRAKIIKSTAEEILVKLGGNDELLEIAQRLEEKALADDYFIERKLYPNVDFYTGVIYKAMGFPEKMFTVLFALGRLPGWIAQWREMIEDPETKIGRPRQIYTGHPLRTYGA, from the coding sequence GTGACCGAGAACGACACCGCCCGACTGAGCGTCGAGGGCAAGGACCTCGACCTGGGCCTCGTCCATGGCACCGCCGGCAACTCCGGCATCAACATCGCCGGACTGCTCAAGGAGACCGGCGACGTCACCTACGACCCGGGCTTCATGAACACCGCGAACGCCAAGTCCGCCGTGACCTTCATCGACGGCGACGAGGGCGTGCTGCGCTACCGGGGTTACGCGATCGAGGACCTGGCGAAGAACTCGTCCTTCATGGAGGTCGCCTACCTGCTGATTTACGGCGAGCTGCCCACCGCGGACACCCTCGCGGCGTGGGAGGAGAACATCGCCCGCCACACCATGGTCCACGAGGACATCAAGAACTTCTTCGGCGGCTTCCCGCGCGACGCCCATCCGATGCCGGTGCTGTCTTCGTCCGTCTCGGCCCTGTCCACCTTCTACTCTGATTCGCAGGACCCGTTCGACGAGGAGCAGGTGCACATCTCGACGATCCGCCTACTGGCCAAGGTGCCGGTGCTCGCGTCCTACGCGTTCAAGAAGTCGCTGGGCCAGCCGTTCATGTACCCCAAGAACGACCTGAACTACGTCGAGAACTTCCTGCGCCTGTGCTTCGGTGTGCCGGCCGAGGACTACGAGATCGACCCCGACGTCGTGAAGGCCCTCGACCTGCTGCTGATGCTGCATGCCGACCACGAGCAGAACTGCTCGACCTCGACCGTGCGCCTGGTCGGCTCGGCCCACGCGAACATGTTCGCCTCCGTCTCCGCCGGCATCAACGCCCTCTACGGGCCGCTGCACGGCGGCGCGAACGAGGCCGTGCTGAACATGCTGCGCCGCATCCAGTCCGAGGGCATGAAGCCCGAGGAGTTCATGGAGAAGGTCAAGAACAAGGAAGACGGCGTGAAGCTCATGGGCTTCGGCCACCGGGTCTACAAGAACTACGACCCGCGCGCGAAGATCATCAAGTCGACCGCCGAGGAGATCCTCGTCAAGCTCGGCGGCAACGACGAGCTGCTCGAGATCGCCCAGCGCCTCGAGGAGAAGGCCCTCGCCGACGACTACTTCATCGAGCGCAAGCTGTACCCGAACGTCGACTTCTACACCGGCGTGATTTACAAGGCCATGGGCTTCCCGGAGAAGATGTTCACCGTGCTCTTCGCCCTCGGCCGCCTGCCCGGCTGGATCGCGCAGTGGCGCGAGATGATCGAGGACCCGGAGACCAAGATCGGCCGTCCGCGCCAGATCTACACCGGCCACCCGCTGCGCACCTACGGCGCCTGA
- the dapC gene encoding succinyldiaminopimelate transaminase, which produces MRRLPDYPWDTLAPYRERAGQHPDGVVDLSIGTPVDPTPAVVRRALSEAADAHGYPTTHGTARLRQAIAAWYARRRGTAGLDPEAIVPTLGSKEFIAWLPTLMGLGPGDVVVRPRVAYPTYDISARLAGAEAVAADDLDELEPDVRARVRLVWTNSPSNPTGAVLEAAALRRIVDQGRSLGAVVCGDECYAELGWGRWDDPSHGGSDAIACILDPAVSGGDLTGLLSVYSLSKQSNLAGYRAAFAAGDPELVAELVNTRKHAGMIVPAPVQAAMTAALGDDDHVAAQKDLYRARRERLLPALLEAGCAVDHSEAGLYLWARRADIAVADATEQHSWDLLGEFADRGIMGGPGVFYGAAGHGYVRLSLTASDAAVQAAADRLRGGPIAGA; this is translated from the coding sequence GTGCGGCGCCTGCCGGACTACCCGTGGGACACGCTGGCCCCGTACCGGGAGCGCGCGGGACAGCACCCCGACGGCGTCGTCGACCTGTCCATCGGCACGCCCGTGGACCCGACGCCGGCCGTGGTCCGGCGGGCGCTGAGCGAGGCCGCCGACGCGCACGGCTACCCGACGACGCACGGCACCGCGCGACTGCGCCAGGCGATCGCCGCGTGGTACGCCCGACGTCGCGGCACGGCCGGACTCGACCCGGAGGCGATCGTGCCCACGCTGGGCTCGAAGGAGTTCATCGCGTGGTTGCCGACGCTCATGGGCCTCGGCCCCGGCGACGTCGTCGTGCGTCCGCGCGTGGCCTACCCGACCTACGACATTTCGGCGCGCCTGGCCGGCGCGGAGGCGGTCGCCGCGGACGACCTCGACGAGCTCGAGCCCGATGTGCGCGCGCGTGTGCGCCTGGTGTGGACCAACTCGCCGTCGAACCCGACCGGCGCCGTCCTGGAGGCGGCGGCCCTGCGCCGCATCGTCGACCAGGGGAGGTCCCTCGGTGCGGTGGTCTGCGGCGACGAGTGCTACGCGGAGCTCGGGTGGGGGCGCTGGGACGACCCGTCTCACGGCGGCTCCGACGCGATCGCGTGCATCCTCGACCCCGCGGTCAGCGGCGGCGACCTCACAGGCCTGCTCAGCGTCTACTCGTTGTCGAAGCAGTCGAACCTCGCCGGATATCGGGCCGCGTTCGCCGCGGGCGACCCGGAGCTGGTGGCCGAGCTGGTCAACACCCGCAAGCACGCCGGCATGATCGTGCCCGCGCCCGTGCAGGCCGCGATGACCGCGGCCCTGGGCGACGACGACCATGTGGCGGCGCAGAAGGATCTGTACCGTGCCCGCCGTGAGCGGCTGCTGCCGGCGCTGCTGGAGGCCGGCTGCGCGGTCGACCACTCCGAGGCGGGACTGTACCTGTGGGCCCGACGCGCGGACATCGCTGTCGCGGACGCCACGGAGCAGCACAGCTGGGATCTGCTCGGCGAGTTCGCCGATCGCGGGATCATGGGCGGCCCCGGCGTCTTCTACGGTGCCGCGGGGCACGGGTACGTGCGCCTGTCGCTGACCGCGAGCGACGCCGCCGTCCAGGCCGCGGCGGACCGCCTGCGCGGCGGGCCGATTGCCGGGGCGTGA
- the fdxA gene encoding ferredoxin, which yields MTYVIALPCVDVKDKACIEECPVDCIYEGERSLYIHPDECVDCGACEPVCPVEAIFYEDDTPEEWADYYKANVEFFDDLGSPGGAAKLGMIEKDHPIVAALPPQNQDA from the coding sequence ATGACCTATGTGATTGCGCTGCCGTGCGTCGACGTCAAGGACAAGGCGTGCATCGAGGAGTGCCCCGTGGACTGCATCTACGAGGGCGAGCGCTCCCTGTACATCCACCCGGACGAGTGCGTGGACTGCGGCGCCTGCGAGCCGGTGTGCCCCGTGGAGGCGATCTTCTACGAGGACGACACTCCGGAGGAATGGGCCGATTACTACAAGGCCAACGTCGAGTTCTTCGACGACCTGGGTTCGCCCGGCGGCGCCGCGAAGCTCGGGATGATCGAGAAGGACCACCCGATCGTCGCCGCCCTGCCCCCGCAGAACCAGGACGCCTGA
- the typA gene encoding translational GTPase TypA, translated as MTSTQTRRTDLRNVAIVAHVDHGKTTLVDAMLRQTGAFNTHGDVAERVMDSGDLEKEKGITILAKNTTVFYDGPSAPDGETVTINVIDTPGHADFGGEVERGLSMVDGVVLLVDSSEGPLPQTRFVLRKALAAKLPVVLVVNKTDRPDARIEGVVSDSMDLLLGLASDLAEEDEDLDLDSVLNVPVVYASGKTGRASTEQPADGGLPDSEDLEPLFQVIMEHVPAPTYDEGEVLQAHVTNLDASPFLGRLALLRIFNGTLKKGQQVAWARQDGQLKTVKITELLATRGLERVPAEQAGPGEIVAVAGIEDIMIGETLTDAETPKPLPLITVDDPAISMTVGINTSPMACRVKGAKVTARQVKDRLDKELIGNVSLKVLPTDRPDAWEVQGRGELALAILVEQMRREGFELTVGKPQVVTKTVDGKVHEPMERMTIDIPEEFMGAVTQLMAGRKGRMQEMSNHGTGWIRMDFLVPARGLIGFRTRFLTETRGAGIAASESAGYEPWAGEIEYRTSGSLVADRAGSATPFAMINLQERGTFFIKPGSEVYEGMIVGENSRNEDMDVNITKEKKLTNMRSASADSFEGLTPPTILTLEESLEFAREDECVEVTPEDIRIRKVILDANERMKAARARARA; from the coding sequence ATGACCTCCACTCAGACCCGCCGCACCGACCTGCGCAACGTCGCCATCGTGGCCCACGTGGACCACGGCAAGACCACGCTCGTGGACGCGATGCTCCGCCAGACCGGCGCGTTCAACACCCATGGCGACGTCGCCGAGCGCGTCATGGACTCCGGAGACCTGGAGAAGGAGAAGGGCATCACGATCCTCGCCAAGAACACCACGGTGTTCTATGACGGGCCCTCGGCCCCCGACGGCGAGACCGTCACCATCAACGTCATCGACACCCCCGGACACGCCGACTTCGGCGGCGAGGTCGAGCGCGGCCTGTCGATGGTCGACGGCGTCGTGTTGCTCGTCGACTCCTCCGAGGGCCCGCTGCCGCAGACGCGCTTCGTGCTGCGCAAGGCGCTGGCCGCGAAGCTGCCCGTCGTCCTGGTGGTCAACAAGACCGACCGCCCCGACGCCCGCATCGAGGGCGTCGTCTCGGACTCGATGGACCTGCTGCTCGGCCTGGCCTCGGACCTGGCGGAGGAGGACGAGGACCTGGACCTGGACTCGGTGCTCAACGTGCCGGTCGTCTACGCCTCCGGCAAGACCGGCCGTGCCTCCACCGAACAGCCCGCCGACGGCGGCCTGCCCGACTCCGAGGACCTCGAGCCGCTGTTCCAGGTGATCATGGAGCACGTGCCCGCCCCGACCTACGACGAGGGCGAGGTCCTGCAGGCACACGTGACCAACCTCGACGCCTCGCCGTTCCTGGGCCGTCTGGCTCTGCTGCGCATCTTCAACGGCACCCTGAAGAAGGGCCAGCAGGTCGCCTGGGCCCGCCAGGACGGCCAGCTGAAGACCGTGAAGATCACCGAGCTGTTGGCCACCCGCGGCCTCGAACGTGTGCCCGCCGAGCAGGCCGGCCCGGGGGAGATCGTCGCGGTCGCCGGCATCGAGGACATCATGATCGGCGAGACCCTCACGGACGCCGAGACCCCGAAGCCGCTGCCGCTGATCACCGTGGACGATCCGGCCATCTCCATGACCGTCGGCATCAACACCTCGCCGATGGCCTGCCGGGTCAAGGGGGCCAAGGTCACGGCCCGACAGGTGAAGGACCGCCTCGACAAGGAGCTCATCGGCAACGTCTCGCTCAAGGTGCTGCCCACCGACCGCCCTGACGCGTGGGAGGTGCAGGGCCGCGGCGAGCTCGCGCTGGCGATCCTCGTCGAGCAGATGCGTCGCGAGGGCTTCGAGCTGACCGTGGGCAAGCCGCAGGTGGTCACCAAGACCGTCGACGGCAAGGTCCACGAGCCGATGGAGCGCATGACCATCGACATCCCCGAGGAGTTCATGGGCGCGGTCACGCAGCTGATGGCCGGCCGCAAGGGCCGCATGCAGGAGATGTCGAACCACGGCACCGGGTGGATCCGCATGGACTTCCTGGTCCCGGCGCGCGGTCTGATCGGCTTCCGCACCCGGTTCCTCACCGAGACCCGCGGCGCCGGCATCGCCGCGTCGGAGTCCGCGGGCTACGAGCCGTGGGCCGGCGAGATCGAGTACCGCACCAGCGGCTCGCTCGTCGCCGACCGGGCCGGCTCGGCCACGCCGTTCGCCATGATCAACCTCCAGGAGCGCGGCACGTTCTTCATCAAGCCCGGCTCCGAGGTGTACGAGGGGATGATCGTCGGGGAGAACTCGCGCAACGAGGACATGGACGTGAACATCACCAAGGAGAAGAAGCTCACGAACATGCGCTCGGCCTCCGCGGACTCCTTCGAGGGCCTGACCCCGCCGACGATCCTCACCCTCGAGGAGTCCCTTGAATTCGCGCGTGAAGACGAATGCGTGGAGGTCACCCCGGAGGACATCCGCATCCGCAAGGTGATCCTGGACGCCAACGAGCGCATGAAGGCTGCTCGCGCACGCGCCCGTGCCTGA